CCCCCTCAATCTTGTCCAGCTGTGGCTCCAGGGACTCACCGCTCACAGTCAGCTGGACGGGGTCGCTCTGCTGCACCGCCCCAGACCCAGCCCTGTTCTCTGCCTGGCAGAAGTAGGTTCCGGTGTCAGAGGGCTGCAGGCTGTCCCAGACCAGCTCGGCCTGGCTGCCCAGGGGCAGGGCTGTCTCCCCTGGGGCTCCTCGGAACCAGCGGTACCGGATGGGGGGGGATCCGCTGGCCACACAGGTCAGGCTGGTCCTGGCTCCTGCCGGCACCGTCAGCCCCAGCTCGCCGGCCCTGATAATGGGCTTGGTCACTGGAACTGGAAGACAAAGCAGACAGGACCCAGGTGATGTTGGAggtgttgtggaatgttagagaggtttggagaatgttggagaatattcctgaatattctcgaagaggtaggaggtacgacccctttgctatgcccaaccccatgtttgggaggccaattagattggcccatactccggtgctacctgcaccagggattcgctgtgctacaggtaaacacaccgggtgtccaataaaaagttatgttggtggctggggtgtggtcacggaagcactatataagcaaaagttgctgcgcaataaacctgaagttcgtttatcaaccatattggttgcacgcattttctttgccgctcccgcatGGAGGGTGCTCAGGAGGGGAGAAGGCATATCTATCTGTAGGCCacaggacctgccgagtaatgagctcagtcggtgctcagcctcacctgtgcccagtcagggctggcccaagtgcgcatgctcaaagatcaagggccaataaaaggtggggcctgagactggcaaatggctcattctgaagcagctcagcagccgtgctggtcgaggccagttctctactgatcctgtcctcattcagagcctatcatcgctacGAAGTTCGCCTCCTGTCAACATCTATCTTCCACAACACCCACTGGATGTCTCACTTGCTACAAGAACTGCAGAGATGCTGGCTTCCTGCAGCCAAAACTGGAACCAGACGTGGATGTTATCTCAAGAACCATGGGTTCAAGTGACCCTGGGTAGAATCACACTGGGGTAATGCCCCTTCCCCGGTCCATCCCTACACCTCCATGAGCAGAGAAGAAGGGTTAACAcagcaagggaggagggagccTCAACATGCAGCCTAGATGTGAAACACTATTCTACCACCAGCTGGTGCTTCTCCTCCACACTCTATGGGCTGGACTGGCTACACAAGAGCAGGGATTTATTGCTGGATTTACCTTTGACAACTTTAACCATAGTGGTCATCTCCTTTTTTATCAGGCTGTTGTTTTCAGACCTCCAGATGACTTGGCAGGTGTAGTGTCCACTGTCAGGGATTTCGAGGTTGTCAATCAGGAGCGAGATGTCCCCTGGGCTGTGCTTTGGGATGCTGACCCGGTTTCGGAACTGTGACAACAAGACATGGTCACCAGAATCGTCCCTCCGGAAGATGGTTGCAGTGCTGTAGTCCCGCTCTATGCTCCAGGTGAGCATTTGCTGTGTGAAACCTTCTAAGGGCACATAGGTACATGGTAAAGTGGCAGATCCCATCCATGTACCCTTGATCTCATGGAGACCATACAGAtccaggagggctgcagggaacAACAGTTGAGGGGAAGAAATAAGAACACAGCAGGAGAGAACACCCTTAGAACAGACAGGAACCACTAGCTGGTGGAAGCCAACATGTGGCCACCCCTTAGATGTGCTGCAGACCACAACTGGATAAACCAGAGCCTGTCCCCACTTTACTGAACATAGGGAAGTCAACAATAGCTTTGACCTCATGgctatttttattgtttgtctCTGGACAATTTCCAGTTCTCAATTCCTCTCAGTATAAAGAGGCACAAATCCTGCTCCTGGTGGCAGCATCACAGCACTCACAAGTCCTTAAGGAGCAGCTCTTGTTCCTGCTGTCTTGCCCCAGCCCTTACACTCTAATACTGCTCCTTGGCTTTCCAAGCATTGCGGAAGCATTGCCCAAGCTTGTTTCTGACAATGAGCCTTGGTTTTCCTTTACCAGATTATTTTGGGAGAGGAGGCACAGCTCTGTTCTTCAAACCTCACATCCCAGTCAAACACAACTCCTTGATCTATaagtttttaaaggtttttccatttgtcttctttctttttttcacagactTGCACTGAGAAAAACTAAGGGTGGAAGCTATTTAGAAAACTCCTCATAAACACACTCAAGTGCACTTGATGCACTCACGTTCGAGTATGTTCATTATTCAGTGCATTCATCTGGACACAATTTTGTTTAAACATCTCTCCCATACTGTTTTGCATTGCTGTGTGCCATGAAACAGCTGCTGTCACCCATTGATTCCCTGCACTCTGTATGTGACCAGTTTCAACACTAGCAGAGGTGACTCCAAAAGAGAGTTGATGGGAAGGAATGGGAGAAactcagcaaaataaaaatccctgagacagcatttttaaaagaagtatttcCTCCCAGTGATACTTGCTAAACTGGGACGTAGTCTTACAGACAAACAATGTGAATTTTCCCACTGGAGCAAAATACAGCTGGATCAGTATGGCTGTGTTAGAGATTAGAAGACTGATCAGAGGGATTTGTACTATCTATAAGGCATGATAACAGAAAAATGGTGAACTCATATTCTATCCCATTTTCTAAATCAGCTGAGCATCTTCTTGCCCAgcctgccagcaccagctgtCCTGGTGGCACAAAGAGCCATGAAGGCAGGAGTCTTCAGGGCTCTGCTCTGAAGTACTGGACTTGGAACACGAAGGGTGGACCAAGCCCAGTCTTTGTGCTTTAGCTGTAAGGAACCTCAGATCTGACCTAAATATCTTGGACTATCCCTGCTTCAGCCAGAGAAGCACTCTGCTGAGCACTCAAGTGGGCACAGATTTTGTGGTACCTGGCTCCCAGTCTTTCCAGATGTCTGCCTGTGGAGACCATAGCTCCTCTGGGAGGTACCTCTAGTAGGAAATTACCTGAATTTAGCTGGTCTTGGCTTACCTTCTAGCCCCTTATCCcactccccttttcccctcctccccagacAGGCACTGGTTGTGTTCTGCTGCATTCACTCACAAATTGCTTGGGAGACAGATCCAGAAATctgaaaagctgtttatttGGTGATGAAGTTGTGCATATACTTCAATCACTTCTTCTAAATGCCAGGAGcaattctgtgctgctgcatgcAGCTTGGCGAAGCATCTTTCTCCTGTTTCCCAAAACATTCCTATGCTGGTGTTAGTGTCATCTGTGCCCTGAGAGTAGCACGTGTGCTCATGGGCATGTGAACCAAAGCCAAGATTCCAGTGTCACCTCTCCTAATCCACCTTGAGAGTCAGATGTTCATGAGACAACACAAAGGGAAATTGTGTGCACCCACACCTAGTCTCACAGGTCTTTGTCCTAGGACCATGCTAGCAGAACAACAGTGACGAATTACTAAGTTCTAGAAGAATTCATATTCCATCTTCACAAAGACTGGCTTCAGAGTtaacacagcagagcagcaatttttaaaaatgaagacactataattaattttttccccctacccTCTTATTATGttgatttttattcttatatATCGAATCATTTACTTACCATTGCAGCTGATGGAAGCCATCAGGAACACCACCATTATCCACACAGCTCCTCCCATTTCCAAGGACTGCAGCTCTGTTCACCCTTCCCTGCACCTGGGGAGTGACCCCCACACTCCTTGGACCAGAGTGCAAGTGAAGAACACTTCCCTTTCTTCTGTCCTTTGTCATCTAGGATCCTCTTTTTGAAATATCACGAGTCCGTTTCACTGCTGAGTTAGGTGAATGGTAAAGGATGGACAATGACTGTAAGGATCTTTCCAGTTCACACTTCTTCCATCATCCCCATCCACTTTTCTCACCATTCTCTTGACTTTTCTGACTTGTGCTCTTTTTTATTAATCTCCATAAGTGTGTGTTtcttaattttgaaaacaaaaacctcCACATGTTAGAAGTCAAGCAGTGACACTGAAAGAGTGAATATGAGTCCATTTTCAAGAGAAAATCTACACACCCTGGTCCATGACTTGACATAGAAGCTTGTTTCAGCACTCTATCTCATACAGAGGACTCTAAAAGAAGCTGAATTTTGGGAAACATGCCCTGGAATAATCAGAAATCTCAAGCTAAAACTGCTGAGATGTATACGTTGTGAACCGAACATGCAAGGCTTCCTGAAGCAGTaattacacagaagaaaaaaaaagaatatttagcTAAAACAAATATGAAGAACTGTGGTTCCTCAGAGGCAATGTACATGACATCTTTCCCTGGGGCAGAGATGCAGCTGCTAGTTTTCCCCTTCCCAAG
The Heliangelus exortis chromosome 14, bHelExo1.hap1, whole genome shotgun sequence DNA segment above includes these coding regions:
- the VSIG4 gene encoding V-set and immunoglobulin domain-containing protein 4 isoform X2, with translation MGGAVWIMVVFLMASISCNALLDLYGLHEIKGTWMGSATLPCTYVPLEGFTQQMLTWSIERDYSTATIFRRDDSGDHVLLSQFRNRVSIPKHSPGDISLLIDNLEIPDSGHYTCQVIWRSENNSLIKKEMTTMVKVVKVPVTKPIIRAGELGLTVPAGARTSLTCVASGSPPIRYRWFRGAPGETALPLGSQAELVWDSLQPSDTGTYFCQAENRAGSGAVQQSDPVQLTVSGLPTATPAPRRDAASERPPTATGAPLATPAPLIAALVATMGTVTGAVLATLRNRWRNKDREQHGQDEDGDTLALQMSQDWKVAWKPLLHACTRRQSLRLNHPVPL
- the VSIG4 gene encoding V-set and immunoglobulin domain-containing protein 4 isoform X1, whose amino-acid sequence is MGGAVWIMVVFLMASISCNALLDLYGLHEIKGTWMGSATLPCTYVPLEGFTQQMLTWSIERDYSTATIFRRDDSGDHVLLSQFRNRVSIPKHSPGDISLLIDNLEIPDSGHYTCQVIWRSENNSLIKKEMTTMVKVVKVPVTKPIIRAGELGLTVPAGARTSLTCVASGSPPIRYRWFRGAPGETALPLGSQAELVWDSLQPSDTGTYFCQAENRAGSGAVQQSDPVQLTVSGLPTATPAPRRDAASERPPTATGAPLATPAPLIAALVATMGTVTGAVLATLRNRWRNKDREQHGQDEDGDKHLYEVAFISTADVTRLESGVEAPVACLHKETESKTEPSSATLTMADNGHHSIRKNSEYENLVNAMELEYEIEMI